GGGTGGTGTAGTCCTGGCTGCGTGCCGCCACCGCTTCGGCCAGATCGGCGGGCAGGATGGCGGGGCCGGCGGTTTCCAGGGCGGTGATGCCCGGTTCCAGTGACCCGATGGCAGCACCGATGTCGAAGGGCGCGGGAATGTTGCGCAGCACCCAACCGGTGGTCCGCTCCAGCAGCCGGTTGGCCTCGGTCAGCATGACGATTTGCAAACTGGCCGGAATGGCGCCGTCCAGGGCCTCGATCTCCTGCCACAAGCTGCGCAGGCCATAGGCGTCGCGGGCGACGATATACGCCCTGGCGATATCGGCCGGGCCGAAGCCGGTGCGGTCCATCATGTCGAGGACGAAGCCCACGCCCACCCGGTTGATCATGGAATTGGTCACGGCGGTGGCGACGATTTCGCGCCGCAGCCGGTGCTGGCCGATCTGTCCGGCGAAACGTTGCTGCAAGGCGGTGGGGAAATAGCGGGCCAAGTCGCGGGCCATGAAGGCATCGCCCGGCAGATCGGATGCCATCACCGCGTCGTGCAGCCAGATCTTGGCGTAGGCCAGCAGCACCGACAGTTCCGGACGGGTCAGACCGCGGCGGTGGGCCGCGCGTTCCACCAGAATATCATCGGTGGGCAGGTACTCGATGGCGCGGTCCAGGCGACCGGCCTTTTCCAGCAGGCGCATGAAACGGGCCTGGCCGTCCAGCGATTCAACGCCGCCGGCTTCCATCACCGACAGGGCCTGGGTTTGCAGATAATTATCCCGCAACACCAGCGCCGCCACTTCGTCGGTCATGGAGGCGAGCAACTGGTCGCGCTGCTTTTGCGTCAGGTCGCCGCTGTCCACCACCTCGTTCAGCAGGATCTTGATGTTGACCTCGTGGTCAGAGGTGTCGACGCCGGCGGAATTGTCGATGGCGTCGGTGTTGAGGCGGATGCCGTTTTGGGCCATTTCCACCCGTCCGCGCTGGGTCACTCCCAGATTGGCGCCCTCACCCACCACCTTGGCACAGATGGCGCGGCCATCGATGCGGATGGCATCGTTGGCGCGGTCGCCGACCTCGGCGTGGCTTTCGTCATGGGCCTTGATATAGGTGCCGATGCCGCCGAAGAACAGCAGATCGACCGGGGTGGCCAACAAGACGCGGATCAGTTCCGTCGGTGTCAGACTGGGCTTGGCGATGCCGAAACGGGCCGCCATTTCGGTACTGATGGTGATGGTTTTGGCCGATCGGGCGAACACGCCGCCGCCTTGCGAGATCAAAGCGGGGTCGTAATCGCCCCAGGCCTTGATCGCCGTGAACAGGCGCTGGCGCTCGCCATGGGCGCGGGAATCGGGATGCGGGTCGATGAAGATGTGGGAATGGTTGAAAGCGGCGATCAGCCGGGTATGGGGCGAGCACAGCATGGCATTGCCGAAGACGTCGCCGGACATGTCGCCGACGCCGATGGTGGTGAAGGGGGTGGTTTGGGTGTCGATGCCGATTTCGCGGAAATGGCGTTTCACCGCCTCCCAGGCGCCGCGCGCGGTGATGCCCATGGCCTTGTGGTCATAGCCCTTGGACCCGCCCGAGGCGAAGGCGTCGCCCAACCAGAAGCCGTATTCCAGGGATAGCGCATTGGCGATATCCGAGAATGTGGCGGTGCCCTTGTCGGCGGCCACCACCAGATAGGGGTCGTCGCCGTCGCGCCGCACGATTCCCGCCGGTGGCACCACCTCGCCGCCTTGCAGGTTGTCGGTCAGGTCGAGCAGACCGCGCATCATGGTCTGGTAACAGACGATGCCTTCGGCCAGCAGAGCCTCGCGCCCGCCTTCCGTCGGCGGGCGTTTGACGACAAAACCGCCCTTGGCCCCCACTGGAACGATGACGGCGTTCTTGACCATCTGTGCCTTCATCAGACCCAGAATCTCGGTGCGGAAATCGTCGCGGCGGTCGGACCAGCGGATACCGCCGCGGGCCACCTTGCCGCCACGCAAATGCACCGCCTCGACCCGCGGCGAATAGACGAAGATTTCCACCTTGGGCCGGGGCAGCGGCAAATCGTCGATGGCAGTGGAATCCAGCTTGAACGACATGTAGTCGCGGCCCTGGAACCAGTTGGTGCGCAAGGTGGCGCCGATCAGGTTGAAGAAGCGGCGCAAGATGCGGTCGTCGTCGGCATTGGCCACCTGATCGAGCAAGGCCTTGGTCTGGCTTTCGACCAAACAGGCGTCGCCGCACCGGTGATCGGGGTCGAACAAGGCCTTGAACCAGGCGACCAGGGCCGCCGACTGGGCCGGATTGTCGAACAAAGCCCGCTCCACATAGCTTTGCGACAGGGTTGATCCGGCTTGGCGCAGATATTTGGCGTAGGCGCGCAGGATCACCACCTCGCGCCAGGGCAGGGCAGCGGCCAGCACCAGCCGGTTGAAGCCGTCGCTTTCGGCATTACCGCGCCAGATAGCGGCCAAGGCGGCCTCGAACAGATCGGCCCGCTGGTCCAGGGCGATGGCGGCGCCATTGGCCGATTGCACCTGGAAATCATGCAGCCAGAACGATTGCTTCAGGTCGCCGGCACGGATTTCATGGGGGACTTCGGCGATGACCCGAAGCCCCATGGCTTCCAGGATGGGCAGGATGTCGGACAACGCCACGGTTTCGCCCCGGCGCAGCAGCTTCAGCCGCGCCTCGTGCGCGGGAGCCTCCACCGGGCGATACAGGTTGAGACAGATGTCTTCGTCGGCGGCGATGCGTTCCAGCCGCTCGACGTCGCCGAGGGCCGCTGGCGGCATGTGGTGTTCACGATAGGCGGCGGGAAAGCCGTCGCGCCAGCGCCGGGCCAGGGCAAGGCCGCGCCCTTCGCCCATATCGTGGATCAAGACGTCCTGGAGATGGTCGGCCCACGAGCGGGTGGCGATGGCGATACGATTTTCCAAGTCGCCCACATCCACAGGGGGCGCGGCCCCCGCCCGGGTCCGCACCAGCAGGTGCAGCCGGGCCAGCGGTCCGTCGGAAACCTGAGTGTAATAGGCATCCAGGCTGCCGTCATAGGCAGTTTCGAGGATGCGGGTGACGGCCAGACGCATGGGGGTGTCGTAACGGTCGCGCGGCAGATAGACCAGGCACGAGACGAAGCGGGAAAAGTCGTCGTGGCGGACGAACAGGGCGACGCGCGGGCGATCCTGGATGCGCAGAATGCCCAAGGCGATGCGGTACAGCAGATCCTCGGAAATCTGGAACAATTCGTCACGCGGATAGGTTTCCAGGATATTGGTCAATGCCTTGGCATCGTGGCTGTGGCGGGGGAAGCCGGCGCGGGCTTCGACCCGGTTGACCTTTTGCCGCAAAAGCGGGATGGCTGCCGGATTGCGGGTATAGGCGGCCGAGGTGAACAGGCCGACAAAGGCGTGCAGGGCGATCACACGGCCTTGATCGTCGCAATATTTGACGCCGATGACGTCCATGTGGGCCGGGCGGTGGACGCGGGATTGGTTCACCGATTTGGTCACCAGCAACAGCCCCGACGCATTGAGGAAGGCTCGGATTTCGTCGGGCATGGCTGCCAGGGCAACAGAATCGTCGAACACCATGACGGTGCCATCGCGCAAGATGCCCAGACTTTCGCCATCCTCAGCCACCACCGGCGCCTGTTGCGGTCCCGACAGGATGAAATGGCGATAACCCAGGAAGGTGAAATGGTTGTCGTGCAGCCAGTCGAGAAAGGCGACATCTTCCGCCACATCGTCGGTGGCGGTGGTGCCGGCATGGGCGGGCAGGCCGGTGGCCACGGTCTTGATGCATTCGCGCATGTCGCGCCAATCGACGACGGCTCTGCGTACTTCGGCCAGGACCGCCGTCAGTTGCCGGCAGATCTCGGCGTGTCGGTCTGGTTCCTGACGATCGACCTGGATATGCATGATCGATTCGGCGCGGCCATCGCCCAGGCCGGTCAACTGGCCGCTGTCATCACGACCGATCAACAGGATCGGGTGGATCAACTGGTGGATGCCGATAGTGTTCGCCGCCAGCCGCATGGCGATGGAATCGAGCAGAAACGGCATGTCGTCATTGACGATCTCGATGACCGAGTGGGACGAGGTCCAGCCGTGGCTTTCCAAGTCGGGATTGTACATGCGGATGGCGGCGGTGCCGGGGGGGCGCTTCTGCATGAAGCCCAAAAGACCGATGGTGATGGCGAAGAACTGGTGGCCGTCCAACTCCTCCAGATCGGCGGCGGGCAGGCCGGCCAGCAAAGCCTGGGCCAGGGTCCGACTGTGGATGGCGCGTTCGCCTTCAAGATGTTTGTCGATAATGGCGGCGATATCGTCGGCCAAGGTCGAGCGCAAATAATCAGAACTGTGATTCATAGACGCCATCCCCTGATCAGGCCTTTCCCATTAGGTGGCTTTTGCCAGGGGATTTCAACAGGGGGTGAAGGGGCTTATTTGCTGCGGCCCGCCGCCCGACACAGGGTCATGATGACGCGGGAACAGATTTCGGTCGCCGGCATGCCGGTGCTTTTGCAGTCCATTTCCGCTTCGATCAGCCGTTCCAGCGCCTGTCCCGCCCGTTCGGCCGACCAGCGCGATAATTGGCGACGGAAGCGGTCGGCGGCCTTGAAGATCACCGGCGGCTTCAGCGCGTTCATGGCCTGATCGGCGGATTTACCCATGGCCATGGTGCCGGCGGCCAGATGCAGGCGTTGGAAATGGCGTGATAACGCCCGCAGCACCGCCACCGGGCTGGTGCCCTCGCGGGTGAGGCGGTCCAGAACCCGCTGAGCGGTGCCGTGGTCGCCATCGGCGGTAGCCAGCGACAAATCGTCCATGGACAGCGCCGCGGTGTCGCCGATACAGGCGATGGCGTCTTCCAGGCTGATGCGGCCCGGTCCCCCCATGTACAGCGCCAGTTTCTGCAATTCTGATCGGGTCAGCCGGCGGTCGCCGCCCAAATGGTCCATCAGAAACGACATGGCATCGGCTTCGGCGGTCAGGCCGCTCACCTTCAGTTCTTCGGCAATGACCTGTTGCAGGCTGGCGCCCTCGTCGGCGTAACTGGCCAGGGCCACGGCATTGGCGGCTCCCTCGAACAGTTTGCGCAAACTGGAGCGCGGCCCCAATTCGCTGGCCTCGACCACCACCATGGCATCGCCCGAGGGGTTGTCGAGGAAGCTTTGGAACAAGGATGACAAGGTGTCGCCGGCGTCACGCACCATCACCACCCGCCGCCCGCCGGTCAGGGCCATGGCCGCCGCCTCGTCGGCCAAGCGGGCCGGGTCGTCCTTGAGGGCGGCGGCGGTCAGCTCGGCGACGCGGAAGGGGTCGTTGAGGTCGGCCAGGACGGTTTTGGCCAGTTTGACCGCACGTTCGCGCACCAGACCGTTATCGGGGCCGAATACCAGGATGGCCCGCATGGCCGGATCGGGGGCACGGATGAAAGCCTCGGCTTTCTGGCCCGACAGTTTCACGGATCGACCTTGCGCTGGATCTTGCCATTGGCGAAATAGGTGGCGATTTGTGCACGGATATCTTCGGCCAGATCGGTCAGGGCCCGGGTTTCAGCGTCGCGCTCAACCGCGGTACTGCCGTAGGTGGGGCCCAGCAGACGATAGCTGACAATGGAACGGCTGCTACCGGAATAGGACGAGGCCTTTTTGTCGACAGCAACCAAGCGGAAGCTGGCGTTGATCAACATGCGGCCCAGCGATGCCTTGCCGTCGCTACGCTCGGCCATGTTTTCCTGGGAAGGGTTCAGCACGACTTCCAAGGTGTGGGTCTGTCGTGCCGGT
This is a stretch of genomic DNA from Magnetospirillum gryphiswaldense MSR-1 v2. It encodes these proteins:
- the lptE gene encoding LPS assembly lipoprotein LptE, with the protein product MAGMLVLGLAGCGFEPMYAKHGAQTSAVADELAGIRVAGIEDRQGQILRNALVSRLNPLGEPARQTHTLEVVLNPSQENMAERSDGKASLGRMLINASFRLVAVDKKASSYSGSSRSIVSYRLLGPTYGSTAVERDAETRALTDLAEDIRAQIATYFANGKIQRKVDP
- a CDS encoding NAD-glutamate dehydrogenase; translation: MNHSSDYLRSTLADDIAAIIDKHLEGERAIHSRTLAQALLAGLPAADLEELDGHQFFAITIGLLGFMQKRPPGTAAIRMYNPDLESHGWTSSHSVIEIVNDDMPFLLDSIAMRLAANTIGIHQLIHPILLIGRDDSGQLTGLGDGRAESIMHIQVDRQEPDRHAEICRQLTAVLAEVRRAVVDWRDMRECIKTVATGLPAHAGTTATDDVAEDVAFLDWLHDNHFTFLGYRHFILSGPQQAPVVAEDGESLGILRDGTVMVFDDSVALAAMPDEIRAFLNASGLLLVTKSVNQSRVHRPAHMDVIGVKYCDDQGRVIALHAFVGLFTSAAYTRNPAAIPLLRQKVNRVEARAGFPRHSHDAKALTNILETYPRDELFQISEDLLYRIALGILRIQDRPRVALFVRHDDFSRFVSCLVYLPRDRYDTPMRLAVTRILETAYDGSLDAYYTQVSDGPLARLHLLVRTRAGAAPPVDVGDLENRIAIATRSWADHLQDVLIHDMGEGRGLALARRWRDGFPAAYREHHMPPAALGDVERLERIAADEDICLNLYRPVEAPAHEARLKLLRRGETVALSDILPILEAMGLRVIAEVPHEIRAGDLKQSFWLHDFQVQSANGAAIALDQRADLFEAALAAIWRGNAESDGFNRLVLAAALPWREVVILRAYAKYLRQAGSTLSQSYVERALFDNPAQSAALVAWFKALFDPDHRCGDACLVESQTKALLDQVANADDDRILRRFFNLIGATLRTNWFQGRDYMSFKLDSTAIDDLPLPRPKVEIFVYSPRVEAVHLRGGKVARGGIRWSDRRDDFRTEILGLMKAQMVKNAVIVPVGAKGGFVVKRPPTEGGREALLAEGIVCYQTMMRGLLDLTDNLQGGEVVPPAGIVRRDGDDPYLVVAADKGTATFSDIANALSLEYGFWLGDAFASGGSKGYDHKAMGITARGAWEAVKRHFREIGIDTQTTPFTTIGVGDMSGDVFGNAMLCSPHTRLIAAFNHSHIFIDPHPDSRAHGERQRLFTAIKAWGDYDPALISQGGGVFARSAKTITISTEMAARFGIAKPSLTPTELIRVLLATPVDLLFFGGIGTYIKAHDESHAEVGDRANDAIRIDGRAICAKVVGEGANLGVTQRGRVEMAQNGIRLNTDAIDNSAGVDTSDHEVNIKILLNEVVDSGDLTQKQRDQLLASMTDEVAALVLRDNYLQTQALSVMEAGGVESLDGQARFMRLLEKAGRLDRAIEYLPTDDILVERAAHRRGLTRPELSVLLAYAKIWLHDAVMASDLPGDAFMARDLARYFPTALQQRFAGQIGQHRLRREIVATAVTNSMINRVGVGFVLDMMDRTGFGPADIARAYIVARDAYGLRSLWQEIEALDGAIPASLQIVMLTEANRLLERTTGWVLRNIPAPFDIGAAIGSLEPGITALETAGPAILPADLAEAVAARSQDYTTQGAPEALANRVGGMIVLASAADIVRLAQQHDQPVGRVGQVYFQAGNRFGLGWLRAQAQRLVSGGHWQKLAVNAATEDLHAHQRAITHSVLNRAQTLEEWSQAHDAEIARADSLLAELRAAPQLDLSMLVVANRQLKTLADGG
- the holA gene encoding DNA polymerase III subunit delta; its protein translation is MKLSGQKAEAFIRAPDPAMRAILVFGPDNGLVRERAVKLAKTVLADLNDPFRVAELTAAALKDDPARLADEAAAMALTGGRRVVMVRDAGDTLSSLFQSFLDNPSGDAMVVVEASELGPRSSLRKLFEGAANAVALASYADEGASLQQVIAEELKVSGLTAEADAMSFLMDHLGGDRRLTRSELQKLALYMGGPGRISLEDAIACIGDTAALSMDDLSLATADGDHGTAQRVLDRLTREGTSPVAVLRALSRHFQRLHLAAGTMAMGKSADQAMNALKPPVIFKAADRFRRQLSRWSAERAGQALERLIEAEMDCKSTGMPATEICSRVIMTLCRAAGRSK